The following are encoded together in the Pleurocapsa sp. FMAR1 genome:
- the rpmE gene encoding 50S ribosomal protein L31 produces MPKPEIHPTWYPDAKVICNGEVVMTVGSTQPEISVDVWSGNHPFYTGTQKIIDTEGRVDRFLRKYGMLDASNDAESDAKK; encoded by the coding sequence ATGCCTAAACCTGAAATACACCCAACTTGGTATCCAGATGCCAAAGTAATCTGTAATGGCGAAGTCGTCATGACTGTCGGTTCAACTCAACCTGAAATTAGCGTTGATGTATGGTCTGGTAATCATCCTTTTTATACTGGTACACAAAAAATCATTGATACAGAAGGTCGAGTCGATCGCTTTTTACGTAAATACGGTATGCTCGATGCCAGCAACGATGCTGAGTCTGACGCAAAAAAATAG